ccttgattacgcaatgcctctatgattgctggtatctctactgaatcaaatgccttttcataatctatgaaggtcatatacagaggttgattgtactccgcagatttctcgattacctgattgatcacatggatatgatccatcgtagaatatcccttcctgaagccagcctgttctcttggttagctgaagtcaagtgttgccctgattctattggaaattatcttggtgattattttatacaatactgaaagcaagctgatgggtctataattcttcaattctttaacgtctcccttcttatgcattagcataatgttggtgttcttccagctctctggtacacttgaagttgtgaggcattgcgtataaagggccgcaagcttttcaagcatgatatctcctccatctttgattaaatctactgttattacatcttctccagcagcttttcccctggtcatgtctttcaatgccattctaacttcatcgcttgttatagaaggagcctctgtatccggttcatcactatttcgaatgaaagtagtagcttggctgttttgggcactgtacaggtctgtgtagaattcttccgctgcttttactatgtcatcgaaattgctgatgatattaccatgcttatctttcagtgcatacatcttgccttgtcctatgccaagctttcttcttactgatttaatgctgcgtccatattttacggcttcctcaatctttcccacgttataatttcgaatatcgcttactttcttcttgttgatcagttttgacagttcacgtgatttctttgttttcttctcttcttctttctttctttcttacctccctttctttcctcttttcttgccttctttctttttcccttcttcctttctttttttttctttctttcttgtccctggctcatacgcgcgtatctaatgcgggtatgcgccacacgtgattttattatcgttaatcgtgacgtaactgacgagcgtGTGATCTTATTGCTGTCATAACCTATCAGTCTTTTAGTCATGCATTcctacccttccatgccaattttcgtacataccaaataaacgagacgcgagttttctacaggttttcgatagggttttagcgtaacaccaccgccgccgacacttgtgaggcaatacaagcttcgcttgaaaattaaGTCAGAGAAGTGCcgcattcttggccaatcccacctagtgggtacgagccatttTGGAGACACGAAATGGAGAGCCATTTCTAGTGGCTCGCTCAGCTGAAGTTCAGTACTAGACGAAGAATGCCCGAACGTGTAGAATAAAAGCGGCTCGGGCTCCGAAACGttgggttttttttttaaatcaactTTCGTTGGACTTCTCGTTCTCATTCACGTCGGAGTTCGGCTTTTCGTGTCAAACAACTACCGGGACACATTTATCCAACAACCTAGAAACGTAAAACAAACTTTACTGACGCGAAATCTTTTATGTCTCATGGTTCAGTCGACCTTCCACgcccttgagcgaaaaccgtgtcgtcgaagcaaAATCGTACActatgacgactcggtgtagtaattctcTTAATACACCAACCcagcatcgtgtcttacctatatgcaaacgctcacgacAATCCTGATTGTGCGCCGGTCGAGCAAGCAACCCatacgcaacaattttgatgatgCGCGGGTCACCGTtatcatcgtgttaattaagataaagttaattcaggcactcaaacccaaaaccttcggtgggagtccaaTCCTCGAGCTTATGTGAGAGTTAAACTCACCACCTCTGGcgttagggcgaagttaattagaGTTAATTGATAGAAAGTTAGGTCACTTGCACCCTCGACCTTTAGTTGTAGTCGAACCCAGGACCTTTAGTGTTAATTAGAGCGAGGTTAATTAAGCCGCGCTTAATTatggtagcgtcaattaaggcactcgaacccgcgacctttggtcagaaaaaacaagtaataagtaGTTACAACGCAtccgaatgagaatgtcaagtgatttaatgaatgtctcttgagcgcgcaggctttgaCCTTCACCCTGTTTGCCGTATGCTAAAGTGGCTCAATTTTTATGTTCACAATGATTCTTGCTAAAGTTCCAATTTGCAGATCGCATATCGGGCGCGGGAAGGCTAGAACAAATGGTCGGCCGGCGGGCCGCGACGTGGCCGACGTCATTTCACGTGACGCGGTTGGTTTTCCTATTACACCGGACGTGTATCCTGCTACTCGCTTCGCACTTATCACCCCCAACACACGTTGTATTGGATAAAAGAGCCATCTCATAGAAAATATCGATATATTTAATGAATCAATGTCCGCTGCTATACCGGTCTGCGACGAAATCCCGCCGCCCTTCCTTGTGAACTCGTTCCACCTTTGCACAGCCACAAGCATCGGCTCCGCCAGCAGAACATGGCAGCCGTGGTGCATCTAAATAAAACAAGTAATTTGAGGCCGCCAAAAAGTGGGCCCTTCGAGGGAAAACTTGATGTTTCCCTCGTCGGCTCTGGGAGCGCGAGGACCCTTGAAGCCACCAGAACGATCTGGGCCGGCCAGACGGTGGTGGTGGGATGGGTGGCTCGCCGGTGGTGGGCCCTTCTCGGGGGACGCTTGCTGTTGGTTCCCTCGTTGGCTCTGGGAGCGCGAGGACCCTTGAAGCCACCCGAACGATCTGGGCCGGCCAGACGGTGGTGGTGGGATGGGTGGCTCGCCGGTGGTGGGCCCTTCGAGGGAACGCTTGCTGTTGGTTCCCTCGTTGGCTCTGGGAGCGCGAGGACCCTTGAAGCCACCAGAACGATCTGGGCCGGCCAGACGGTGGTGGTGGGATGGGTGGCTCGCCGGGGGTGGGCTCTTCGAGGGAACACTTGCTGTTGTTTCCCTGGTCGGCTCTGAGAGCGCGAGGACCCTTGAAGCCACCAGAACGATCTGGGCCGGCCTGACGGTGGTGGTGGGATGGGTGGCTCGCCGGTGGTGGGCCCTTCGAGGGAACGCTTGCTGTTGGTTCCCTCGTTGGCTCTGGGAGCGCGAGGACCCTTGAAGCCACCAGAACGATCTGGGCCGGCCAGACGGTGGTGGTGGGATGGGTGGCTCGCCGGGGGTGGGCTCTTCGAGGGAACACTTGCTGTTGTTTCCCTGGTCGGCTCAGGGAGCGCGAGGACCCTTGAAGCCACCCGAAGGATCTGGGCCGGCCaaacggtggtggtgggatgGGTGGCTCGCCGGTGGTGGGCCCTTCGAGGGAACGCTTGCTGTTGGTTCCCTCGTTGGCTCTGGGAGCGCGAGGACCCTTGAAGCCACCAGAACGATCTGGGCCGGCCAGACGGTGGTGGTGGGATGGGTGGCTCTCCGGGGGTGGGCTCTTCGAGGGAACACTTGCTGTTGTTTCCCTGGTAGGCTCTGGGAGCGCGAGGACCCTTGAAGCCACCCGAACGATCTGGGCCGGCCAGACGGTGGTGGTGGGATGGGTGGCTCGCCGGTGGTGGGCCCTTCGAGGGAACGCTTGCTGTTGGTTCCCTCGTTGGCTCTGGGAGCGCGAGGACCCTTGAAGCCACCCGAACGATCTGGGCCGGCCAGACGGTGGTGGTGGGATGGGTGGCTCGCCGGTGGTGGGCCCTTCGAGGGAACGCTTGCTGTTGGTTCCCTCGTTGGCTCTGGGAGCGCGAGGACCCTTGAAGCCACCAGAACGATCTGGGCCGGCCAGACGGTGGTGGTGGGATGGGTGGCTCGCCGGGGGTGGGCTTTTCGAGGGAACACTTGCTGTTGTTTCCCTGGTCGGCTCTGGGAGCGCGAGGACCCTTGAAGCCACCAGAACGATCTGGGCCGGCCAGACGGTGGTGGTGGGATGGGTGGCTCGCCGGTGGTGGGCCCTTCGAGGGAACGCTTGCTGTTGGTTCCCTCGTTGGCTCTGGGAGCGCGAGGACCCTTGAAGCCACCAGAACGATCTGGGCCGGCCAGACGGTGGTGGTGGGATGGGTGGCTCGCCGGTGGTGGGCCCTTCGAGGGAACGCTTGCTGTTGGTTCCCTCGTTGGCTCTGGGAGCGCGAGGACCCTTGAAGCCACCAGAACGATCTGGGCCGGCCAGACGGTGGTGGTGGGATGGGTGGCTCGCCGGGGGTGGGCTCTTCGAGGGAACACTTGCTGTTGCCCTGGTCGGCTCTGGGAGCGCGAGGACCCTTGAAGCCACCAGAACGATCTGGGCCGGCCAGACAGGCGGTAGAATGGGTGGCTCGCCGGTGGTGGGCCCTTCGAGGGAACACTTGCTGTTGTTTCCCTCGTCGGCTCTGGGAGCGCGAGGACCTTTGAAGCCACCCGAACGATCTGGGCCGGCCAGACGGTGGTGGTGGGATGGGTGACTCGCCGGTGGTGGGCCCTTCGAGGGAACGCTTGCTGTTGGTTCCCTCGTTGGCTCTGGGAGCGCGAGGACCCTTGAAGCCGCCCGAACAATCTGGGCCGGCCAGACGGTGGCGGTGGAATGGGTGGCTCGCCAGGAGTAGCCATGTCCATGttggcagctgcagcagcgacggcTCCCTTGGTCAATATACTGTCCGTTTTTGCCTGCGCGCTGGATCCACCGCATGTTCGCGATGCCTCGAATGGTCCTCCTCCCTGGAAGGGCCCGATGTAGAGTGAACCCAGAGGGCGGTACCGCGGAGGCCACAGCTTGCGATTGCGGGTGGGCCGCGTGGCCCTGAGCGGCGGCATTCGTCCCGGAGCCACCACCTGGTGTCGTTTGGGAGGTCCGCTGTACCTCAACCAGGTTCCGGGGCAGGTTCGCAGTGACACTCAGCGCGAAGGGCTGGGTTGTTTGGC
The DNA window shown above is from Dermacentor silvarum isolate Dsil-2018 chromosome 1, BIME_Dsil_1.4, whole genome shotgun sequence and carries:
- the LOC125942831 gene encoding basic salivary proline-rich protein 2-like — its product is MRWIQRAGKNGQYIDQGSRRCCSCQHGHGYSWRATHSTATVWPAQIVRAASRVLALPEPTREPTASVPSKGPPPASHPSHHHRLAGPDRSGGFKGPRAPRADEGNNSKCSLEGPTTGEPPILPPVWPAQIVLVASRVLALPEPTRATASVPSKSPPPASHPSHHHRLAGPDRSGGFKGPRAPRANEGTNSKRSLEGPTTGEPPIPPPPSGRPRSFWWLQGSSRSQSQRGNQQQAFPRRAHHRRATHPTTTVWPAQIVLVASRVLALPEPTRETTASVPSKSPPPASHPSHHHRLAGPDRSGGFKGPRAPRANEGTNSKRSLEGPTTGEPPIPPPPSGRPRSFGWLQGSSRSQSQRGNQQQAFPRRAHHRRATHPTTTVWPAQIVRVASRVLALPEPTRETTASVPSKSPPPESHPSHHHRLAGPDRSGGFKGPRAPRANEGTNSKRSLEGPTTGEPPIPPPPFGRPRSFGWLQGSSRSLSRPGKQQQVFPRRAHPRRATHPTTTVWPAQIVLVASRVLALPEPTREPTASVPSKGPPPASHPSHHHRQAGPDRSGGFKGPRALRADQGNNSKCSLEEPTPGEPPIPPPPSGRPRSFWWLQGSSRSQSQRGNQQQAFPRRAHHRRATHPTTTVWPAQIVRVASRVLALPEPTREPTASVPREGPTTGEPPIPPPPSGRPRSFWWLQGSSRSQSRRGKHQVFPRRAHFLAASNYLFYLDAPRLPCSAGGADACGCAKVERVHKEGRRDFVADRYSSGH